The following proteins are encoded in a genomic region of Galbibacter sp. BG1:
- a CDS encoding inorganic phosphate transporter, producing the protein MEQFYILLLAALFVLAVIDLTVGVSNDAVNFLNSAVGSKAASLRTILLIASIGVAVGAIFSSGLMEVARKGIFNPGQFYFDEIMIIFISVMITDVLLLDLFNSLELPTSTTVSIVFELLGASVAISILKILEADDSMATLANYINSDKAIEIILGILLSVVIAFTVGAFVQWISRLIFSFQFEKRMKYVGGIFGGVAITSITYFILIKGIKGVTVIPASFLEFVDNNKLLIVLGCFVFFTLMSQILIQFTKYSVLKIIILVGTFALALAFAGNDLVNFIGVPIAAFQSFELWQGAYEATGVLPSDFAMNSLSGQVETPTYLLVFAGMVMVVTLWLSKKARSVMYTEINLARSGEGHEKFEPNFLSRLVVRSTVSLNEAISYVIPNNIQSKIEARFSKPSEKKAKRNSEEPAFDMVRASVNLMVASILISMATSLKLPLSTTYVSFMVAMGTSLSDKAWGRESAVYRVAGVFNVIGGWFVTAVVAFIAAAIFSTIIFYGEGWAIIILLIVAVVLLIRSFVTYRKKQRELDGEEKIDRTSLITINEIITDSSDNISGVIKRISKIYSDVVDNLGLQDLAKLKKSKKQLKKLDDEVETLKSDIFYFIKSLDESSVEASKFYILTLDNLQDMLQSIGYIGKNSYSHVNNNHKNLKFNQIRDLKRINNQLEELFNRIIKDFESQSFSDIASIIEDKKELLDHVSNLIQKQIERIRSTETSPKNTKLYFGLLLETKDLITATINLLTLFDEFQENYKRIKK; encoded by the coding sequence ATGGAACAATTTTATATTTTATTATTAGCGGCCTTATTTGTTTTAGCCGTTATCGATTTAACCGTAGGCGTAAGTAACGACGCCGTAAACTTTTTAAATTCTGCCGTAGGTTCTAAAGCAGCTTCCTTAAGGACCATTCTCTTAATAGCCAGTATCGGTGTTGCAGTAGGAGCAATATTTTCCTCTGGCCTTATGGAAGTGGCCCGAAAGGGGATTTTTAATCCGGGGCAATTTTATTTTGATGAAATCATGATCATTTTCATTTCGGTGATGATTACAGATGTATTGCTTTTAGATTTGTTTAATTCCCTAGAGTTGCCAACTTCTACTACTGTTTCCATTGTTTTTGAATTGCTTGGAGCTTCAGTGGCTATATCAATTTTAAAAATTTTGGAAGCCGACGATTCCATGGCTACCTTGGCGAATTACATAAACAGTGATAAAGCCATTGAAATTATTTTGGGTATTTTGTTATCGGTAGTTATCGCTTTTACGGTCGGTGCTTTTGTTCAATGGATCTCCCGGTTAATTTTTTCATTTCAATTTGAAAAGCGAATGAAATATGTTGGCGGTATTTTTGGGGGAGTAGCAATTACTTCGATAACTTACTTTATCTTGATAAAAGGAATAAAAGGGGTTACTGTTATTCCGGCATCGTTTTTAGAGTTTGTAGACAATAACAAACTTTTAATTGTATTGGGTTGCTTTGTGTTTTTTACCCTTATGTCGCAAATTTTAATACAATTCACAAAATACAGCGTATTAAAAATAATTATCCTTGTAGGGACTTTTGCGTTGGCTTTAGCCTTTGCAGGAAATGATTTGGTAAACTTTATTGGTGTTCCTATTGCTGCCTTTCAATCTTTCGAGTTATGGCAAGGGGCATATGAGGCTACTGGAGTTTTACCCAGCGATTTTGCTATGAACAGTCTGTCTGGGCAAGTGGAAACACCAACCTATTTGCTGGTGTTTGCTGGAATGGTTATGGTAGTTACACTTTGGTTGTCTAAAAAGGCCCGATCTGTAATGTATACCGAAATTAACTTGGCAAGAAGCGGTGAGGGGCATGAAAAGTTTGAACCGAATTTTCTTTCCCGATTGGTAGTAAGAAGTACCGTGAGTTTGAACGAAGCGATCTCATATGTTATTCCAAACAATATTCAGTCTAAAATAGAAGCTAGGTTTTCCAAACCTTCAGAAAAAAAAGCCAAAAGAAATAGCGAGGAACCTGCATTCGATATGGTGAGGGCATCGGTAAATTTAATGGTGGCCAGTATTTTAATTTCCATGGCCACATCCCTAAAACTTCCTTTGTCGACTACCTATGTATCTTTTATGGTGGCTATGGGAACATCCCTTTCCGATAAAGCATGGGGAAGGGAAAGTGCGGTTTATAGGGTAGCTGGGGTTTTTAACGTTATCGGCGGATGGTTTGTAACCGCTGTGGTTGCGTTTATTGCGGCAGCAATTTTTTCTACCATCATTTTTTACGGGGAAGGATGGGCGATAATTATCCTTTTAATAGTTGCGGTAGTTTTACTGATAAGAAGCTTTGTGACTTACCGGAAAAAGCAAAGGGAATTGGATGGTGAGGAAAAGATAGACAGAACCTCTTTGATTACCATTAATGAGATAATCACCGACAGTTCCGATAATATTTCCGGAGTAATCAAAAGAATCAGTAAGATCTATAGCGATGTTGTGGATAATTTGGGGCTTCAGGATCTGGCGAAGCTTAAAAAATCTAAAAAACAGTTGAAAAAACTCGATGATGAAGTGGAAACTTTAAAGAGTGATATTTTCTATTTTATCAAGTCGCTGGATGAAAGTTCAGTGGAAGCCAGTAAGTTTTATATTCTTACGCTGGACAATCTTCAAGATATGCTACAATCTATAGGCTATATCGGGAAGAACAGTTATTCGCATGTGAATAACAACCATAAAAATTTAAAATTCAATCAGATACGTGATTTAAAGCGCATTAATAATCAATTGGAAGAACTTTTCAATAGAATAATAAAGGACTTCGAATCTCAGAGTTTTTCAGATATAGCCTCAATTATTGAAGATAAGAAAGAACTGTTGGATCACGTTTCTAATCTGATTCAGAAACAAATTGAACGTATTAGAAGTACAGAAACAAGCCCCAAAAACACAAAGTTGTATTTCGGACTCCTACTGGAGACAAAAGACTTAATTACGGCAACCATAAATCTACTTACCCTTTTTGATGAATTTCAGGAAAACTATAAACGGATCAAAAAATAA
- a CDS encoding family 43 glycosylhydrolase, giving the protein MILSSKTSQRLLFSLLVFVTFLQLNAQETLSKKDYKTYCNPIDLDYTYMSHYRGRSDVSYRSGADPAIVNFKGKYYMFVTRSHGYWVSSDMSSWKFIKPQGWYFNGSNAPAAAVRNGKILVLGDPSGRGAVIETDNPELGDWKTNYAVINVPNGVQDPDLFVDDDNRVYLYEESSNKWPIHGVELDTANYYIPIGEQKDLFNLEPEKHGWERFGQDHKSEIKPFIEGPWMVKHGDTYYLEYGAPGTQWNVYADGVYTSKSPLGPFTYAPYNPISYKPGGFLKGSGHGSTVKDNNGNYWHFSTMAISVNYKFERRLGMYPAGFEENGQMFVNTAYGDYPQYLPGTEVKDHKERFTGWMLLSYNKPVSTNSAIVEGESKVVDESEKGYMQEQIKGYEIEKINDEEIRSYWVSAANNDSIYVQMDLEKPMDVKAIQINFQDYKSNVFGKPDTLKQRFTIEASLDGKKWKTIADYSKNNRDMPHGYIELSNPVEAQYIKYNHVYCTNEYLAISELRVFGNGKEKNPKTPKDFSAERQEDRRNTLLTWKKVKDATGYVIYWGISKDKLNLSALMYGEPDYELRALNTDQGYYYQVEAFNENGISKKSKILYTE; this is encoded by the coding sequence ATGATTTTAAGCAGTAAAACATCTCAACGATTACTATTTTCATTATTGGTATTTGTTACCTTTCTTCAGTTAAATGCACAAGAAACCCTTTCAAAAAAAGACTACAAAACGTACTGTAACCCCATAGATCTGGATTATACATACATGTCTCATTATCGAGGTAGGAGCGATGTTTCTTACCGTTCTGGGGCAGATCCCGCCATAGTGAATTTTAAGGGTAAGTATTATATGTTTGTGACCCGATCGCATGGTTATTGGGTATCTTCGGATATGAGCTCGTGGAAATTTATAAAACCCCAAGGTTGGTATTTTAATGGGAGCAATGCACCTGCAGCGGCCGTTAGAAATGGCAAAATTTTAGTGTTGGGAGATCCATCTGGCCGCGGGGCAGTAATAGAAACCGATAATCCGGAGTTAGGCGATTGGAAAACGAATTATGCGGTTATAAACGTTCCCAACGGAGTGCAGGATCCAGATCTTTTTGTGGATGATGACAATAGAGTGTATTTATATGAGGAGTCTTCCAACAAGTGGCCAATCCATGGCGTGGAGTTGGATACTGCAAACTATTATATTCCTATAGGGGAACAAAAAGATTTATTCAATTTAGAGCCAGAAAAACATGGCTGGGAACGTTTTGGTCAAGATCATAAATCGGAAATTAAACCTTTTATCGAAGGCCCTTGGATGGTAAAACACGGCGATACTTACTATTTGGAATATGGTGCTCCTGGTACGCAATGGAATGTTTATGCCGACGGTGTTTACACCAGTAAGAGTCCGCTTGGGCCTTTTACTTATGCGCCATACAATCCCATCTCCTATAAGCCTGGTGGTTTTTTAAAAGGTTCTGGGCATGGAAGCACGGTAAAAGATAATAATGGTAATTATTGGCATTTTTCTACCATGGCCATTTCTGTTAACTATAAGTTTGAAAGAAGACTCGGGATGTACCCTGCCGGTTTTGAGGAAAACGGACAAATGTTTGTGAATACAGCTTATGGAGACTATCCCCAATATTTACCCGGTACTGAGGTAAAAGACCATAAAGAACGCTTTACGGGCTGGATGTTGCTTTCCTACAATAAACCCGTTAGTACCAATTCTGCTATAGTGGAAGGCGAAAGTAAAGTGGTAGACGAAAGCGAGAAAGGATATATGCAAGAGCAGATAAAGGGATATGAAATTGAAAAGATCAATGATGAAGAAATAAGGTCTTATTGGGTATCTGCCGCAAACAACGATTCTATTTATGTTCAAATGGATTTAGAAAAGCCAATGGATGTAAAAGCAATCCAGATCAACTTTCAAGATTACAAAAGCAACGTTTTTGGTAAACCTGATACCCTAAAACAACGTTTTACTATCGAAGCATCTTTGGATGGTAAAAAGTGGAAAACCATTGCCGATTATTCCAAAAACAATAGGGATATGCCCCATGGTTATATTGAGCTTTCAAATCCGGTGGAAGCACAATATATTAAATACAACCATGTATATTGTACTAATGAATATTTAGCGATCTCAGAGCTTAGGGTATTCGGTAACGGAAAAGAAAAAAATCCAAAAACGCCAAAAGATTTTTCGGCAGAACGTCAAGAAGATAGAAGAAACACCTTATTAACCTGGAAAAAGGTTAAGGATGCGACAGGGTATGTGATTTACTGGGGGATTTCTAAAGACAAATTAAACCTTTCTGCACTGATGTACGGAGAACCTGATTATGAATTAAGGGCTCTAAATACCGATCAGGGATATTATTATCAGGTGGAGGCGTTTAATGAAAATGGAATTTCCAAAAAGAGCAAAATTTTATATACTGAATAA